Within the Malus sylvestris chromosome 4, drMalSylv7.2, whole genome shotgun sequence genome, the region ATGTGTTAAAGACAAAAATTTTATCCACCAATATAATTCACCACTTATCTCACCTCAAGGATTGAGAAACACCCCTATTCTGGCACactgaacaaaaagaaaagctgCAATGATAATTTAAATATCTCAAATAACTATCCTGCAAAGTGAAGTTGCATGCATCTTGAAGATATAACAACGAGAAGTATTAATAGTGATTGTAAACTACTTCAACCTTATGAATAAATATGATCATCGTGAAAAGTTGCGCCATTAACTAATTTAGGGTGCTTCCTCTTTTAAAGAATGTAAAGTTGTATATTGGATTGTAAAGTTGTTACATTAGCTAGCTTGGTATATATGAGTTCTTGGTTTCATATTTGAGATTGGAGAATGTAAAATTGTAAACTACTTAATAATATATTCCATTCAAAATGTCCTCCACATGGTGACACTATTACTTTAAGAGCTTATCAGGCAAAATGTATTTGAAACTCGTTGATTTCACATGTAATTGTCTCTTTTTCTTTATGTAATGTGTCACGTGAGGAGAGAAATAGATACTTATCATGTGTGAAGAGAGACATATGTAAAGATTCTATGATCTTCTTGGAGATTTAAAAAGTTGAATTAATGAATCGAAAGAGGGCTGTCAATTTTGTGCTTGTGGAGACTGGCTTAGTTAAGGCTTCACTAGTAGTTTATTTTCCAATTACCATCGCTCTTTCAAGTTTGATTAGACTTACAGTGCCGCCAAAACCTAAAACGATCCACAACGTTAAACAATTAGTACAACTCCGCCTTTTTAAAATGACTCACAATGTTAAACAATTAATACAACGTCACCAACTTAGAACGTTTCACAATGTTAAACAATTATGACAGTGCCTCAACTTTTATTGATTCATAATGTTAGACAATGATGATGGCGTCACAACTTAAAAAGATTCACAACTTAACTAAATAAAGTACCGCCAACTTAAAATGATTCACAACTTAACTAGTTAAAATGCCGCCAACTTAAAATGATTCacaacattaaacaattaaTACAACACCACCAACTTCAAACAATTCACAACGATAAACAATTATTATAACACAACCAACTTAAAACAATTCACAAATCAACTTGTCAAATGGTATTATTGTCGCAACAAATAAGGTCACTTTCATTTTTGGAAATAAAATCATTCTTTGGATAAGTATGCCACCAAAAACCcttcaaaacattaaacaaTTTGTACATGGCTACGAACATAAAATAATTGACAACGCTAAACAATTATTATAGCGGCACTAacacaaaattcaaaaaatcaagATGTCACAAGATATATATTATTGTCACAACGAATGGGGTCACTTTCTTTTATGGaaataaaatcatattttagaTAAGCATGCACCCAAAATGGTTAGAAATCCATAATTTTCCAAAATAACCTTACCCAAAAGGAAAGAGCATtaaacaaaaatgaaatataGGAACCTCGACCTATTGAGTGCAGGGCTTAATAATACTCACCACATGTAAAGTGTATGTTACAGAGTTGGTAAATCAAAACCAAGGTTATAAATACTCGAACTCGGTCTAAGGTTTTTGTTGCAAGCACAAAGACACAACAAAAAAGCCTTGTCTTTCTAAGATAATAAGGATTAAGAAGGAGAGGAGGAAGAGATGGCGACTGGTGGTGGTAGTCAGGTGGTGAAAGTGAAGAGGGAGGCAATCGAGGCATGTTTGAAGTGCGGTCTTTGTAATAAGGAGTCGGAGGAGGCTACAACCATTTCACTTTGCCTCCATACGTGTGAGTTTCTTTTAATCTTCTATTCCCTTAATTGAAAAATGACATGTGTGATTCTTTTGTCTTTGTTGATTAACAAGGGGACGTTGCCAAAATTCGTATCATTCCTTGTGATTTTTTAAGAAAAGGGTTTTGTTTTCCTATAATTTTTTCGATTATTTCTGTAATTCAATGCTGAATTTTGTAAAATGTGGATTTGAAACCAGTTTGCAGGAAGTGTATCTTCCAAAAACTGTCGGAGGAGGAGTATGACCAATGTCCCGTTTGCGATACTCATCTCGGCAATTTGCCTGTGACAACACTCAGGTAATGTATTCTAATGGTAAATGCATCCTGTCGTTGGTTCCTTGGTTCGTTAACAGGGACTTACCAAAATCTTTCGAAAGTAATTAAACTGTGAAATATAATTAGTGGTAGTCACATTGCCTTTCTTCCCAACCTACCATAGGGCAGATAATAAGTCGATGCTTGTTTATTATCCAATAGCAACGGGGAAAGAAAATAGATTTGGAAATATGGTTTTAGAAAAAATCATGACGTAACTGGTGTTTTGCATAGAAAATGTTAACAATATACCATTTCTGTAACTAGGGTTCCTACTTGCATCGTTGTCATACGATTTTACGCAAGTGCGTAGTTTTTTTCTTGTTGTACTCTAGTTTTCCGATCATAATGTTGTAAATGTGCACGGGAGCTTTTCGTTTGAAATGTTCTTACACATGCTTAATTAGGATGTCATTTATATGATCTGCAGGCCAGACTTTAATTTGCAACACATTATAGCCACGATATTTCCTGCTAAAGAAAATACAGTNNNNNNNNNNNNNNNNNNNNNNNNNNNNNNNNNNNNNNNNNNNNNNNNNNNNNNNNNNNNNNNNNNNNNNNNNNNNNNNNNNNNNNNNNNNNNNNNNNNNNNNNNNNNNNNNNNNNNNNNNNNNNNNNNNNNNNNNNNNNNNNNNNNNNNNNNNNNNNNNNNNNNNNNNNNNNNNNNNNNNNNNNNNNNNNNNNNNNNNNNNNNNNNNNNNNNNNNNNNNNNNNNNNNNNNNNNNNNNNNNNNNNNNNNNNNNNNNNNNNNNNNNNNNNNNNNNNNNNNNNNNNNNNNNNNNNNNNNNNNNNNNNNNNNNNNNNNNNNNNNNNNNNNNNNNNNNNNNNNNNNNNNNNNNNNNNNNNNNNNNNNNNNNNNNNNNNNNNNNNNNNNNNNNNNNNNNNNNNNNNNNNNNNNNNNNNNNNNNNNNNNNNNNNNNNNNNNNNNNNNNNNNNNNNNNNNNNNNNNNNNNNNNNNNNNNNNNNNNNNNNNNNNNNNNNNNNNNNNNNTTGATGAATTCATAACCCAGAAGCatattttgatgattgatgttatTAATCGAAAAACCCCTAATTTGGAAAGAAGACCCTTACCAATGGATTTGCAGGAAATCTAAAGGTCACCAgcttttccttgttttttttttcttcaggttTTGTCGTTATTCACCAAACCTATATGCCAGAACCCGTGTTCGATTTCCCAATCCTGCAACAATGGTATATTTTCTTAAATATTATTCATGCTTTTGAACCTATTGGTTTTAATCACATAACTCATAAACTTATAAaccaggctctgataccacatgttagAATAAACATAAATCAATAACAAGTTATATGAGCTACTGTTATCAAAACACAAATCATTGTTCACTAAACCAATGTATGGAGAAAACCGTACCTGCAGATGAACAGGAATCGGACACCATGCTCGATTTATGCAAGAATTCTGCAGTGCACCTTCTCTTCTCTTCAGTGTTCAAGGTTCTCAACTAATAATAGGTATTAGTTTTGAGTAGAGTACACACACTGCAAGAACAGATGCCACCATATATATACTACATAATCCTAACCAAATTCTATAAGGAATTCCCTATTAAAATCCATATATAAAACCAATTCCTTTTAAATAGTAGTTCAGTTACAATATGAATTCATAAATCCATTCTCAACAAGGCTTCATATTCAATTTCTAATCCTATAACCAAGTTTACAGGTTCATACTCATGCTCATATTCTTACAGCACTACCTAACAAGCTGCTTGCAGAAGATACATAAAGTACATATTTACATATTAATTGGTTACGCTTGAGTGCAACTGTATATACAAAATCTTATCTAaatgtatgtatgcatgtatGTGTAGGTGACAAACACTGGGATTGGAGCTCGAGGAACGTCGAGGATTGTTGATCAGTGCAGCACCGGAGGGTTAGACTTGGATGTACGCTAAAGTGCTTAACACCGACGGGAATGGCAATGCCCAAGGTTGCCGTATCGTCAAGTACAAGTCTACAACTTTGTCGACTGCGGTGCACTTCTTACATTATTATTAGTAGAGGGAACTTAGtccttttttgttgttgtttgttggtGTGTGTCAAGAACTTAGTTTATTTCTAATGAATATGCGTCATCGATCTTCCGTTGATGGAATAAATTGAagtgattttgtttttttatttatattaatttaattttccttgcaAACAGTATGAAAATCTATACTAAACTAACATAGTGACAATATTACCTTAAGTTAAGGGCTTATTGGGCCATGCATATGAAACGAGttgattttttataaaattttgtatCTTGATGTGTCATGTGAGGAGAGAGATAAATTTTTATTATGcatgaaaaatgatatgtgTAGAGATTTTATAATCTTCTTGAAGGGTTAAAGAGTTGATTGAAATGGAGAAGGGATGtggattttgtgtttttggagACTGACTTAGTTAAGGGTACCATCCCTCTTCGAAGCTTGATTAAAGATTACAGGACCTTAATTAGGCTGCTAATTACCTTCTAATGCTTTGGGCTTCTTTTTTGCTCTTCACACTCGATACCCTTCTTTGATCTTTGGGCTTCGGCCCCCATTCAATCTAATAAGAGGGCACATAAATGATAAGATGCATCGGGATAACAATAAAACTATTCAGACAAAAAAATCTACGCTCTTTAATAAAGGAGGATTCTGTTTTTATATATGAATTTAtctatattaatattaatattggaGTAATATTAAGAAGATCAtctattatttaagtgttgattaacgtcaTGATTTTCTATTAATGACACGTCGCATGGTTTGTAAATTTGGTCTACCTAGTATTACTCTAAATATTTTGTTAGTAGCAAATAGTAGATATCCTATGTTTAGGATCTCCTTCTTCAACCTACTGTATTTCTAGTTCAAATCCTCAATTTCTCCTAGTGTTGTTTAGAGTAGAAATATCTCTTGTAATAATAAGGTTATAAAAAATGTGTTAGCAAGTGCAACACTTTTTGAGTGTTCAAATAActttaacttatttaagttaAAACAACAAATGTTACGAATCTTCTCATATTATAATTACGTAACAATAATTACCCCGCCAACTTGACAGTATATTCTTACATTGTAAAGTTAAAACGATTCATGACATATCAATTTTTGCACCTAAACAATTATTACAATCGCCAACttaaaataattcacaaagtTGAACAATTATAATAGTTCCACCAACTTTAAAACAATTTACAACATTAAATAATTACTACATCACAGCCAACTTAAAACGATTCACAATATTAAACAATTATTACACTGCTGCCAACTTAAACGATTCCGAAAATCTAACATATCACATGAATTACTGTCGCAACGAAGAGGCCTCTTTCTTGTATGGAAAAAATTTAATAGTTTGGATAAGCATCCCACTAAAAAAGGTATCAAACCCatcatttccaaaaaaaaaaccttattcTACAATACAACCCAAAAGGAAAGAAgcaataaattaaagaaaatatatgaacCTAAACCTATTAGGTGCAGGGCATACTCACTACGTGTAacgtgtgcgtgtgtgtacatatatatgcAGGCCTTAGagatctccattttttttcaaaaaaggaGATTAGGTGTGAGCTCATttcacatcgaacttcaatgaTTCAAACTGTTTATTTTGTAAGCCTCGTTTTATAGATGATCCTTACaaaatttcaattcaatctaaaaccatttgtctatttaattatcaagataaaattttattatttcttatataacaaaatcttcgttaatttctttgaactcaattagctgtcttaaacatttccgatttggctaatacttagtaagaatgatctatgaagtacaacttaaaaaataaacagttcAGATTGTTAAAACTTGATGTTGTGTGGACTACATAACTAATctctatttttataaaaaaaaattaagaacccTTCCATTAAAGGTTTCTTACATATACAAGGGAGTTGGTAAAACCAAAGCCAGAGAGTATAAAAACTCGAACTCGTTTAATGTTTTTGCGTACAAGAACACATGATACACAACATAAAGGCCTTGCCTTTCtaacatctctctctcctcacatACGCACACATACTCTCTCCAAACTCTCTCGCTCATGTTTCTTCATCGAAGCTCGAATTTGTCCTGAAATCCCAACAAACCCAACGTGATTTTCCCGCAAGCAATCACAACCCATCTCTTAGTTTCGCCCCCAAAACCCGCCACTTTCTTCACTCCCCTCAGATCCGACACCACCAACCATCAGACACGTCCGATAAAACCCAAAACAAAGCCccacccttttcttaattttctcacTTAATTATCCGAAAACCTCTGGCTTTGCGTTTCTGTCGGGTCGGGCGTTGAATGTGGTTTGGGGGGGAGAGGCAAGGGGGACATAGACACAGAGGTTCGGAGATTATAAGGGTTAAAGAGGTGGAGGAAGAGATGGCGGCTGGTGGTGTTGGTGGTGGTCAGGTGGTGAAAGTTAAGAGGGAGAAGCTGGAGGCATGCATGACGTGCCCTCTTTGTAATAAGCTATTGAAGGAGGCTACAACCATTTCACTCTGCCTCCACACGTGTGAGTATCCGTTTTAATCTCCTCTTCCCTTAATTGTTTCTTGATTTTCTGCCAATTTTATGATCTGGGTCTGTTCTTGTTTTTCCATATCTGcacaatttgtttttttgttgcaaattttcattttttttttccacaaacaCTTGAGGACATTGCGAAATGTTCGCATTGTTCATTGTAATCTTTGTTATATTTATTTCTATTGCCATGCATTTCCATAGAATTGAAGAAAAGGGTTTTGTTTTCGAAGAATTTTCTCGATTATTTATGTAATTCAATGCTTAATTTCGTAAAATGTGGAATTCGAAACCAGTTTGCAGGAAGTGCATCTTCGAAAAGCTCTCGGATGAGGAAGGGGACTGCTGTCCCGTCTGTGAAATTGATCTCGGAATTTTACCTGTCGAAAAACTCAGGTATTGTACCTATATTCAGAACTGACGATGCTTCATCTTCGCTTGGATTACAGTTTCACATGTTGCTTAGCTGGTTTTAGGTAAATGCATGGTGTTGTTGGTTCTTCCGATACTTAATTAGGGGATTACTGAAAAGTTTGGAAAGTAACTTTTAGAAATGAAATTAATGGACTCCTATACAGAGGTAGTGTTAGTCACATTGCGTTGTTTCCCAACCCACCCTAAGGCAGATATCAAACCGATGCTTGTTTATTATCGTCTAGCAATAGAAAGTTGATGCTTTGTCAATCATCATAACAATTTGAAACTTTCCAGATTGAGATAAGGGCTGGCTTTTTACCCCATAATTAATGCTTTACTTAGATACCGATTTGTGTAACTAGGGTGCCTACTTGCACGCTGTCATATGATTTTATACAGGTCAATAGTTTTTTCGTTTTACTAATTTTCCCGTCACAACGTCATAAATGTGCGCTGGAGCTTTATGTGGAAATGTTCTCACGCATGCTTAGGATGTCATTTGATGATCTTCAGGCCAGACCATAATTTGCAAGATATTATAGCCAAGATATTTCCCGTTAAGGGAAAGAAAGTTGATACACCAGAAGCTAACGTGCCCGAAGCTAATGATCCTGATGTTACACCTTCTTCATTGCCAGTGAAAAGGAAGGAGAGATCATTATCTTCATTGGTAGTCAGTACCCCCAAAGTTCCATTACAGTCAGGTTTGACTGGAAAGAGATCAAGAGCTCTGTCAAGAAAGGGTGCTGTTTTACGAGGATGCAGTTTTTCCGCTGAAGAAGCTGCAAAGAGAGATGATTCTACAGAAGATCATCCAATGAGCTCCAACTCAACTGGTACTCTTGATGAATTCGCACAAAATAAGAGCCAGgtaaaaggggggggggggggggggcaggattttgattatttgtgcatTATCATAGCATTTATGTttagtttcattgcaaaaccaAACAAGTCCAATGCTTTATGTTGAGATAATAGTTAGAAAATATGATACATTCATCATGACTCTAACACAAGTTATTCACTTCGGAAATCAGGTCACACTCGTAATCAAACTAGGAAACCCGATATTCTTTTATGGTAGGAGATAAGATTTTCTAGCTGGTCTTAGTTCTTTATTCTTCAACATTCTCTCTCAAGCTTGAGCGAAAATGATCAGGCTCTACCTGTTTCACGTCAATAACACCAAAGGTCTTGTTAGGTGCCTTGGCATTTATCGGTTGATTGATCTAACTGTTGCACCATTTTGTCTTCCATGCGGATTCGGGTTTCTCATATGTGAAGGCAGCCAGGTCTGATTGTTTAGCAAACTTTGGTGTTGATAATACCGGGGTTTGTGGGTAGGATTCTTGTCCTCTGGGCTCCGTGTATTGGTGCAGTTTTTTTCATGATCTTTTGGGGCTTCCAAATGTTCGCTTCTTTTAGGAATTGTTTCAATTTATATCTCATCCTCTAGATTGATTTTCGTTGTTGGTTTGAGCCGGGGTCCTCGTTTCCCACTCTCCCATTTCCattctctgcttctaatggcTTTTAGACacaattttagggttttgcttCATGTCCCCTTAACTTATTGTACCGTTAAATTTTGTTTATCGATATATCCACAATGTCTTTACATGATAGCAATGCTGGAGTGGATTTGACATTGTTGTTTAATAGACATAAAAAAGAAGTTAAAAACACCATAGAATGATGAGACACCTGCCCAGTTAAGGTAGATGATATGAGATGGTGATCCATGGCATGTGTAATAAACTACAATTGTTCTGACCAATGAGGGATAAATTATAGAACGAAAAAAAGCCTCTCGAGGACAACATGGAAACATTCCTACAATGTGACGTAGTGTCTGAGGCAATTTGTAGTCTGGTAGTATAAATGAATTTGGGAGACCTGATTACATTTGAAACCTGTTTATGAAATATATTTTTGCATGTTTATTCAATTATGCAGGATTTGCCTGAGCATTCATACGAGCGAACTGCTAATAAATATATGAACAATGACGTTGAAATAATAGAAGGGAAAGCTGATCTGTGGACGCCCTTAAACTGTCTCGTAGAGGCTGCTAACCGAACCAAGTCCTCGAAGCCAAATTCACAAGGGTTGCATGCCAAGTCTGATCCAACCAGTTCCCTTGATAGTGAACTTTATATGTCTCAAATTAAGGTAGAAGGAGAATTGCCAAATGCTCTGGACTGCATCAGGAATGCATATACgcccaaaaccaaaaaaaaggaGGCCGACCAGAAGGCAAGAGGAAAAAATAACAGTAACGGAACAGGGGCATCAGGACCAGTGAAACGTAAAAGGGTGCGCACAGCTAATCAGAACAGGGTAGCTGCATCCGGGGAATCAAGTGCCTCAACTCAACTTATGCTAGATACATGTGGGGCCAAGTATAGAAATGTTCCTGTTTGGTTCTCCTTGGTTGCATCTGAAGACTGGTGAGATGTTCTTTTCGTTATAAAATTGTTatggtttattttattttaattttttttttgggagccCGATTTTGATTTCTTTCATGCCGATCCCTGATTTTGATGGTAAATTTCTTCAGGAAAGGAGAAATTTCATTGCCACAGATATCAGCATGTTGCTTGAAAATAAAGTGAGTTTCTGTATTCCTTTTACTTCCTTTGAAGTTAGGCTATGTCGTTTTGCATTGATCCGTTGTCATATCTTAGCGATTTAATCATCTGAAGCGTGTATAGGATAGAGCAACAAGTACCAAAATGGGGGTTCAGCTTTGTGTGTGTCTTGTCTAccgtatttttttagggttataaattatatatgtcTTATTCTTTTGCTGTTGTAAACTTGTCACGTGATTTAAGTATAGCATCATCTGGTAAGAATGCTATACACCAGAAATGAAAACAGAACAGTGTTGAGTCAACTGCCCTTCCCAGATTTATATTTGAACCACATATTTTCCCCAAGGCTTTTCCAAATCCATTCCAATTTGTGCATTTAGAAGAATTTCAATCTTCATGACTACTTTCCTGTTAGTGAGCAAGCGTAACAACTAACTGGTTTCAAGATTTAGACTTAAGAAGTTTTGAGAAACTATTTTGATGGATCTTCGTCGATCGATGATAGaaaatggttttggttgacacaAGTATTAAATCTTGCaatatttctattttttaatGGTTTTTAAGTTGCCTAAGCTTTTTCTGTGTTTATTCTGGTTTTGTAATggataatgaaaaaaaatattgggaCTTAGTTGTAttgacttttctttttcttttgcaggGATGGTAAAATGCCCGTATCAACAATCCAGAAGTACCTTGCAATGAAACTTGAACTTAGCAGTGAAAATGAGGTGAGTATATTTTTGTTGTCTTCCTACAAAGCTGAGAAGATTTCGAGTTTTTGACGTTATACAAACTCGTTTGACATTACTATGGCTGCTCATGAAAACCTAGAAATTCATTTTCGCGTT harbors:
- the LOC126619987 gene encoding E3 ubiquitin protein ligase DRIP2-like isoform X1, whose protein sequence is MWFGGERQGGHRHRGSEIIRVKEVEEEMAAGGVGGGQVVKVKREKLEACMTCPLCNKLLKEATTISLCLHTFCRKCIFEKLSDEEGDCCPVCEIDLGILPVEKLRPDHNLQDIIAKIFPVKGKKVDTPEANVPEANDPDVTPSSLPVKRKERSLSSLVVSTPKVPLQSGLTGKRSRALSRKGAVLRGCSFSAEEAAKRDDSTEDHPMSSNSTGTLDEFAQNKSQDLPEHSYERTANKYMNNDVEIIEGKADLWTPLNCLVEAANRTKSSKPNSQGLHAKSDPTSSLDSELYMSQIKVEGELPNALDCIRNAYTPKTKKKEADQKARGKNNSNGTGASGPVKRKRVRTANQNRVAASGESSASTQLMLDTCGAKYRNVPVWFSLVASEDWKGEISLPQISACCLKIKDGKMPVSTIQKYLAMKLELSSENEVEILCRGQPVLPTWQLESLVELWCRTAPTTKKIPVTVGSSAKDFVMVLNYCRRVQTP
- the LOC126619987 gene encoding E3 ubiquitin protein ligase DRIP2-like isoform X2 produces the protein MWFGGERQGGHRHRGSEIIRVKEVEEEMAAGGVGGGQVVKVKREKLEACMTCPLCNKLLKEATTISLCLHTFCRKCIFEKLSDEEGDCCPVCEIDLGILPVEKLRPDHNLQDIIAKIFPVKGKKVDTPEANVPEANDPDVTPSSLPVKRKERSLSSLVVSTPKVPLQSGLTGKRSRALSRKGAVLRGCSFSAEEAAKRDDSTEDHPMSSNSTGTLDEFAQNKSQDLPEHSYERTANKYMNNDVEIIEGKADLWTPLNCLVEAANRTKSSKPNSQGLHAKSDPTSSLDSELYMSQIKVEGELPNALDCIRNAYTPKTKKKEADQKARGKNNSNGTGASGPVKRKRVRTANQNRVAASGESSASTQLMLDTCGAKYRNVPVWFSLVASEDWKGEISLPQISACCLKIKDGKMPVSTIQKYLAMKLELSSENEVEILCRGQPVLPTWQLESLVELWCRTAPTTKKIPGSNFRSSLTQNAHSLFICSR
- the LOC126619987 gene encoding E3 ubiquitin protein ligase DRIP2-like isoform X3, producing the protein MWFGGERQGGHRHRGSEIIRVKEVEEEMAAGGVGGGQVVKVKREKLEACMTCPLCNKLLKEATTISLCLHTFCRKCIFEKLSDEEGDCCPVCEIDLGILPVEKLRPDHNLQDIIAKIFPVKGKKVDTPEANVPEANDPDVTPSSLPVKRKERSLSSLVVSTPKVPLQSGLTGKRSRALSRKGAVLRGCSFSAEEAAKRDDSTEDHPMSSNSTGTLDEFAQNKSQDLPEHSYERTANKYMNNDVEIIEGKADLWTPLNCLVEAANRTKSSKPNSQGLHAKSDPTSSLDSELYMSQIKVEGELPNALDCIRNAYTPKTKKKEADQKARGKNNSNGTGASGPVKRKRVRTANQNRVAASGESSASTQLMLDTCGAKYRNVPVWFSLVASEDWKGEISLPQISACCLKIKDGKMPVSTIQKYLAMKLELSSENEVEILCRGQPVLPTWQLESLVELWCRTAPTTKKIPSLD